From the genome of Lycorma delicatula isolate Av1 chromosome 11, ASM4794821v1, whole genome shotgun sequence, one region includes:
- the LOC142332024 gene encoding protein Abitram-like, with the protein MSRDDCVIDVDDVVVNRVVPLEDSYDKEEKYQSVIERYFTPRYSLDVGMPNGDYCILLHSNRICIITIAPSHPLRSQNKNITKLDFQISTNIDRLNNHVSGKLKRGAQVLQQSSSPLFFVECSDGTIYKLCACIPGKLVEINDAIIKNPNLLIKDSCNTGFIAIVLPSIPNFERYRNELLTPEQYKKERGLESIFSWEERKED; encoded by the coding sequence atgagtcGTGATGATTGTGTAATTGATGTGGATGATGTAGTGGTTAATCGCGTTGTACCGCTTGAAGATAGCTATGACAAAGAGGAAAAATATCAGAGTGTAATAGAAAGATACTTTACACCGCGTTACAGCCTTGATGTTGGCATGCCTAATGGTGATTATTGTATTCTTTTACATTCAAATAGGATATGTATTATTACAATAGCTCCTTCGCATCCTTTGaggtcacaaaataaaaatattactaaacttgattttcaaatttcaacgaataTTGATCGTTTAAATAATCATGTTTCTGGGAAACTAAAACGTGGTGCTCAAGTATTGCAACAATcatcatctcctttattttttgtCGAATGCTCTGAtggtactatttataaattatgtgctTGTATCCCTGGAAAGTTAGTTGAAATAAATGATGCGATTATTAAAAATCCAAATCTTCTAATAAAAGATTCATGCAACACAGGATTTATTGCGATCGTATTACCATCTATACCTAATTTTGAACGGTATAGAAATGAGCTACTTACTCCAGAACAATATAAAAAGGAAAGAGGTTTAGAAAGTATATTCAGTTGGGAAGAAAGAAAAGAGGATTAA
- the LOC142332025 gene encoding COX assembly mitochondrial protein 2 homolog isoform X2 yields the protein MHTNLSPHLHTDECNLLIKELSECLGNNRFRKFLLVCDDLEVKVEQCLKKEIIAKRKLHNELAAKQIKEKLEKLRKMKD from the exons ATGCACACAAATTTATCGCCTCACTTACATACAGACGAATGTAACCTGTTGATTAAAGAATTAAGCGAATGCCTTggtaat aaTAGATTTAGGAAGTTTTTGTTAGTTTGTGATGATTTAGAAGTAAAGGTTGAACAGTGCTTAAAAAAAGAG ataattgcTAAACGCAAGTTGCATAATGAACTAGCTGCAaagcaaattaaagaaaaacttgaaaagttgagaaaaatgaaggattaa
- the LOC142332025 gene encoding protein Abitram-like isoform X1, with protein sequence MSRDDCVIDVNDVVVNRVIPLEDSYDKEEKYQSVIERYFTPRYSLDVGMPNGDYCILLHSNRICIITIAPSHPLRSQNKNITKLDFQISTNIDRLNNHVSGKLKRGAQVLQQSSSPLFFVECSDGTIYKLCACIPGKLVEINDAIIKDPNLLIKDSCNTGFIAIILPSIRNFEQYRNELLTPEQYKTETGLESIFSWEERKED encoded by the coding sequence atgagtcGTGATGATTGTGTAATTGATGTGAATGATGTAGTGGTTAATCGCGTTATACCGCTTGAAGATAGCTATGACAAAGAGGAAAAATATCAGAGTGTAATAGAAAGATACTTTACACCGCGTTACAGCCTTGATGTTGGCATGCCTAATGGTGATTATTGTATTCTTTTACATTCAAATAGGATATGTATTATTACAATAGCTCCTTCGCATCCTTTGaggtcacaaaataaaaatattactaaacttgattttcaaatttcaacgaataTTGATCGTTTAAATAATCATGTTTCTGGGAAACTAAAACGTGGTGCTCAAGTATTGCAACAATcatcatctcctttattttttgtCGAATGCTCTGAtggtactatttataaattatgtgctTGTATCCCTGGAAAGTTAGTTGAAATAAATGATGCGATTATTAAAGATCCAAATCTTCTAATAAAAGATTCATGCAACACAGGATTTATTGCGATCATATTACCATCTATACGTAATTTTGAACAGTATAGAAATGAGCTACTTACTCCAGAACAATATAAAACGGAAACAGGTTTAGAAAGTATATTCAGTTGGGAAGAAAGAAAAGAGGATTAA